Genomic segment of Paenalkalicoccus suaedae:
CCATTTAGTTCATCAAACGATCAAGCAACACCACAAAGTCACGACGCGTCAACTCTTGATACGTCCCAAACTCCGCAGCCGAAACCCCACTTATTACACCAGCAGCATACAACGTCTCTACATAGTCCTGATAGAACGAACCGTCGATATCCGTAAACGGAGTCTCAGACGTACCCTCTAAATCAAAACCACGTACTAATGTCGCTGCAACCTGTCCACGAAGGATTGGGTTACGTGGTGCAAACTCTGTGTCAGAGATGCCGTTGAAGACACCAGCTGCAACCGTTGCCTGAATGTAGTCCTCAAAGAACGATCCAGGAACGACATCACGGAATTGCTTGTCACCATCAAACGGTAATTCAAGCGCGCGCGTTAGCATCGTAGCAACCTCAGCACGAGATACGCTTGCGTTTGGACGGAACGTGCCGTCTTCGTGTCCGTTAATAATGCCAGCTTGATACGCCCACATCATCGAAGAAAAACCAGACGTTGTTTCTTCCAAATCAGAGAAAGGATTTGGTACTCCAGGACCTGGCGCAGGCTCACTATCAAAGTGAGACGCAAGCGTGTTGTACTCATACACGCCAAAGCCTTGCGCGTCCTCGCTTAAGTACGTGATAAAGTCTTCCTTACCAGCGCGCGCAATGTACGCTTCTGCATCAGGAGACGATTGGAACGTCACAGGACCCGCTGCTTCAAACGGCTTAATCTGCCAGTTGTTTGAAGGCAGGACATCTACTGTGCCTTCGTTACGGATATACTCAATAATAACTTCACGGTTTTCCTCTGTACCCTCATACACAGCCTCTACGCTTTCTGCGCCAAGAAGGTGATCCCCACCGCCAGAAGCACGGTAGTTATTCGTTACAACAAGGAACTCGTCGTCTGTATCAACTGCTTCGCCATTGTAGTTAAGCGTTACAATACGCTCGTTCACAGGCTTCGTTACATCAATCTCGTACTCAATACCTTCAATGACATCAAAGTTAAAGCCACGGAAATCTAAGTTTGTTAAGTTTTGTGCATCCGTCTCAGTCGGATCAATTTGATTGAACTGACGAGCTGAATACTCTAACCAACGACGCACGTCAGCGCCATTGACCTTCACAATGTGAAGCGTATTATCGTAAATATAAATGTCCGCTACGTCACGAATCGCAAGCGTATCTTGGACATTCGTGTAATAGTCTGGACCAAATCGTGCGGCCTGGAATGGGGCTGCTGCCGAAAGAATCGGCATCGACTCGTACTCCGTGCCGGACACAAACGTGTTGGCAAAATCGATTTGCGCCTCATTTACAAGTTGTACAACGGCATTATCCATCACGCGAGCGAAATATGTGTTCATCTCACGCGCGGTTTCACCCACAGGACCATTCACGTACTCAATCGTGCGCTCATGCAAGTCCTGCGCAATATCCACAATCCCCTGGTGCGGCTCATAGTCAGCAGTCGAGATGTTGTAGCCCATGCCATCAACAACCTCCCACTCCCCGTTGTCGTGCGTAAGCTCAAGCTCGATCATTCCGAGCAAGCGCCCCCACGAGCTAGGCATCACGGTCGGTACACCGTTGATCGTACCCTTCTCGAGATCTACCCCTTCATAATCGGCAAATCTAGCTGTATCTCCTGGGAAGTCGTAATGTAAATGTCCCGTAATTAGAGCATCAATGCCTTCTACTTTGGTCAGTTCAAGCGCAGCATTTTCTCCCGACGTATCGGATTCAGATAGTCCTGAGTGAGCCGCGACGATAATAATATCGGCACCTTGCTCCTTCATTTCAGGGATAATGCGCTCCGCCGTCTCCACGATCGGATCCACGTAAATGTTGCCATCGAGGTGGATCTTATCCCAAATCATAATTTGTGGAGGGACAAAACCAGTAACACCAACGGTAATTTGCTCGCCGTCGACTTCCCGGTCAAGTAGCACGTAAGGCTCATAAGCATGTTCATCTGTATCTGCATCAAAAACGTTTGCACCAAGCCACGGGAAGTCGGAAGTCTCAATCATTTGGTCTAAAATCGGTAAACCAAAGTTGAACTCGTGATTCCCAAGCGCTGCTGCATCATAGTCCATATAGTTCATCGCTTGAATGATTGTATTAACCTCGCCCTCTGGCAGGTCATTTAAGATTGTTTCCATGTTTCCTAGAATGCTTCCTTGGACGATATCTCCGTTGTCAATAAGGAGTGTGTTAGCAAATTTCTCGCGTTGCTCCTCCACTACGCTCATGACTTTAGAGAGTCCATATGTATTGTTGGGCTCATCTGTCATGTAATCATACGGCATAAGATGTGCGTGAATGTCTGTTGTCCCCATGATCGCAAGTGTATGCGTGTCATCTTGAGGCGTCACTTCGGTGTTTGCTGATGCTGCTGTAGGTACGACCGTAGCTGCGAGTAACGCGGCTGACATGGCACCCATGGTAAGCTTCTTCATCCAATCCCTCCAAGGTTGTTAGTTGTCGGATACTTTGGTACCCGAAGTATAGTTTACCATTTGGTAGTAGAGGTGGGAATAGGAGGATAAGCTTTTTTAGTAAGGGGTTTCATTTATATTGTAGGTCGAGTGCAGGACTTACTGCCCTAAAGAGAACAGTCTTCCCATTTTGTAGGTCAAGGGCAGGTGCAGCACCGGAGTGGAACGGTTTATACAACTAACCACTCTTTTATTAGTAGGTTACTAGGCGTTAGAGCGTTGCATAGCTTTGAAAGAAATTTAAAGCTTATAACTTTTTAAATAGACTTTGGGGAAATCCAATGTTGATATATCGAAAAATTTGCTCGCACTCATTTTCTTTAACACCTTAAAAAAGAGGATTAATTTAAATGCCACTAAAATTATCTTTAAAAACCTTTATTACCCAATTAAGGCCTCACAAAGTCCATCAAGATTTACCACCACTTTTCCGATATAAATAAAAGAACGAATATCGGGGAGGGTGAGTCATGAGGCTATCGATTCGAACGAAGCTACTTAGTTTTATTCCGCTTATGATCGTGGTGGTGCTTTTTATAACAGCCATAAGCTATAGCTTTGCTAAAGGAGAAATTGAGGACCAGATTCAGGAGCGCCTTGCGCGTCAGGCAGGTGAAACCGCTGGACAAATGGAGCGGGAGCTTGCAGAACATCAGCGACTGGGGGAAACACTCGCCCAAATAATCGGAGAGGAAGGCTCTGAGCTCGAAGAAGCAGACTATGCAGCGTTGCAGGCGCGTTTGTTGCAATTAAACGAAGCGACGTTTGGCATCGGTGTCTGGTTTGAGCCGTTTACGTATGAGGAAGAGACTGAATATTTTGGTCCTTACAGCTATGAAGACGGGGAAACAATTGTCTATACAGATGAATATAACACAGCCGAATATGACTACCCTTCACAAGATTGGTATACAACTGGTACAGAAGCAGGTCAAGCTTCTTGGACAACGCCTTATTACGATGAAGCATTGGATACAGTTTTGGTCACAACGAGCATTCCTTTTTACGGTCCTGATGGAGCACTTAGCGGAGTTATTTCTGCCGACATGGACGCAGCGCAAATTCAGCAGATAGCCGAAACTCTTGAAGTGGGAGAGGATGGCTGGGCATTTTTAATGGATGATACAGGAGCGTTTCTCGCTCATCCGGAGGCTACGACACTTGCTGATGATCCTGTTCTTGAGCAAATAAGTGGTAACTTCATCAATGATGGTACTGTACAAGCTTCTTTTTTAGAGGGAGATGCTATTGTATCTCACAGCCAACTTGATCAAAACGGTTGGACGCTCGGTCTCGTTCTACCAGAATCAGAAGTATATGCCGGATTAAACTCGTTGCTCCGCAATATCGCGATCATTGCAGGTATCCTCTTACTACTTACTGCGGCTGCTATGTTCCTATTGGCTGGAAGAATTACGAAGCCGATTCTTGCACTAAATGAAGAAGTGAAACACGTAGCCAAAGGTGATTTATCGCGACATCTTTCTATAAAAGCCAATGATGAAACCGGAGAACTGACCGCAAGCTTTAACGCGATGGTTACTAATTTGCGCGCACTGGTGGATTCTGTCCGCAAATCGGTGCATACTTCTGCAGATGCTGTTTCTCAGCTGAGTGCGGTCTCTGAAGAAACGATGGCATCTAGCGAAGAAATCTCCCGCGCGATTCAGGATGTCGCTAGTGGTGCAACAAATGCAGCGAGCTCAGCAGAATCGTCTGCACAAAAAACAGCAGAGCTTTCCGATCAGCTCTCTGGACTTGTCGCCATTACAGTCTCATTAAATAAGCAAGCACAGGAAGTAAACACGACAAATCAAGCTGGCAGTGAACAGACATCTCTATTGCAAATAAAAGCTAAACAAACAGATAGCATGATCGGTCGTGTAGAGGATGTCGTAAAGGAGCTATCAGCACGTATGGACGAAATTTCCTCCATTGTTGGAACAATAGCTTCTATTTCAGAGCAGACAAATCTTTTAGCATTAAATGCCTCTATTGAAGCTGCTCGCGCCGGTGAGCACGGCCGCGGATTTGCAGTCGTAGCAGATGAAGTACGCAAGCTTGCAGAAGAAACCTCCAATGCTACTGGTCATATCCGCAGTTCGATGGAAGAGATTCAGGGGAAAACGACTACTGCCTCTTCGGAAATGGCAAGTGCTAGAAAGCTTTCTACCGAGCAGTTTACTATTACAGAAAACACGGTTGCTTCCTTCGAAGAAATTGCCTCACGCAATGATGAAATGAATCTACTTGTTACACAAATGACTGACGGGATAAAAAGCATTGAACAAAATAAAGAAGAAGTGTTGGCATCTATTGCTGATATTGCTGCAGTCATAGAGGAAAGTGCTGCAGCATCTGAAGAAGTAAGTGCATCCGCTGAAGAACAGCTGAACGCGTTGAAAACAATTGCCTATTCTGCAGAAGATCTACAGGAATCAAGTGAGCAACTAAAGCAGCAAATTGAGCAGTTTAAGTCTTAGTTAGTAATGGAATGAAAAAGGTACCTTCCTTGAGGTGAACGGTTTGTTATGCTGTAGGGTTAAGTCCGACGGCGAACCGAAGTCAAAATCAAGGTCAAGGACAGGCCCTCCTCCGCTTCTTCAATTTGTAGAAGCGGAGGAGAAAGCTTCTTCATTCTCCTATAAGTTTCACACTCATTTAGGCGGTTCATTTCTCTCTCATTCCGTTTTAAAACCTAATTGCTAAAGGGCTTGCTGCAAGTTCAATGTGCTAGACTCTCTGAATTCAGTGTAGTTTTGTGCATGTATTTTGACCATATGCATTTCTCGGTCCGCGGCGTGCATTTCCTCCTTGCCAGTGTGCATTCACGCTCGCGCTGTCTGCATTTCACCCTCGGTCGTGTGCATTTATTTTGTCCGTCTGCATTTCGAGGCTCGCGACGTGCATTTCCACCTTGCCAGTGTGCATTCACGCTCGCGCAGTCTGCATTTCACCCTCGGTCGTGTGCATTTATTTTGTCCGTCTGCATTTCGAGGCTCGCGACGTGCATTTCCACCCTGCTGGTGTGCATTCACGCTCACGCTACCTGCATTTCAACCCTGCCCATGTGCATTTATTTTAACCGTCTGCATTTCATGGTCCTCCGCGTGCATTTCCACCCTGTCCGTATGCATACCTTCCCCAACACAAAAAAGAACCCTCCTAAAAATAGAAGAGCTCCCGTCCGTACATATAACGTATAACTAGTTTTAAACAAGCAGTACCTTATCAACCCGCTCAGAGAGCTGGCAGACCCGGAGGACATCCGGAGACAATCCATAGGAATAGTCAGTGGATGAGACCACGCAGGAAGGCCGAACTTGCCTGACGAGTAGGCTCAGACGCTGACCCTATGGATGTCGTAGGGTGTCTGGAGGGCTGACAGCTCGAAGAGCTAAGATTCTCCTTTAAAGTTAAGCATCCACCGCTAGCATGAAATCAGCGGGAATATCACCCACTGCTTTCTAACTGCAAGGCTAGCTCAAAAAGCTCGCAACAAACCGCAATCTTTTTGTTATGCTTTTCAGATCGCGAAGACAACACGGTCTATGGATGTCGTAGAGTGTCCGAAGGGCTGACAGCTCGTAGAGCTGCACTAACTAGTTAGCTCTTGATTAACTCTACTTCTTCACAACCGCATGCCCACCAAACTCATTACGCAACGCCGCCACTACCTTACCTGTAAACGTATCGTCCTCTAATGAACGATGGCGCATCATAAGCGAAAGCGCGATGACTGGCGCTGGTACTTCAAGATCTAGTGCCGTCTCTACCGTCCACTTGCCTTCTCCCGATGAGTTCATGACGCCTTTAATTTGATCGAGCTTTGGATCTTTGGAAAATGCGTTTTCCGTAAGCTCCATGAGCCATGAACGGATAACCGATCCGTTATTCCATACTTTTGCGACCTGCTCGTAATCGAAGTCAAACTGGCTCTTTTCTAAAATATCAAAGCCTTCTGCAATGGATTGCATCATGCCGTACTCAATACCATTGTGGATCATTTTTAGGAAATGTCCGCTTCCTGGTGCGCCAGCGTGGTGGTACCCGTTTTCAACAGTGGCATCGTTGAAGATAGGCTCGATTTGCTTGATAACGTCCGTATCGCCGCCAACCATCATGCAGGCTCCTTCGCGAGCGCCGTTTACGCCACCGCTTGTACCAACGTCGACAAAGTGTATGCCGTTTTCCTTTAATAGCTCTGCTCTACGGAGCGAGTCTTTGTAGTTCGAGTTTCCGCCGTCAATGACGATGTCCCCTGCGTCCAACAGATCATTTAAACGTAAAACAAGATCCTCCGTGATCTCTCCTGCAGGTACCATGAGCCAGAGTACACGCTTGCCGCTTTCTAGCTGTTGCACCGTTTCTTCTATACTTGCTGCCGGAATTGCTCCCTCGCTTTGAAGCGCTCGTACTTGGGCTTCGTTGACGTCGTTTGCGACGACTTCGTGCTTGTGATCGAGTAGATTTAATCCGAGATTAAACCCCATTTTGCCGAGTCCGATTAATCCAATTTTCATAAGCTCACTCCTCGTGTCCATTAAATGAAATATTATTTCCTCTACGACCTATTATAGGATAAAAATTTTCTTTTTCAATACTAATTTAAGAAAAAATATTTTTTTATTTCTTCAAATGACTTATACTATTGATAGAAAATACATTGAAAGTATAGGAGGATGTGCTATGTCACAGTTCGATCAAGGCCTCTGTAAACATCGTATTAAGGCCTCATACCATGAGTTTCGTGCAAAAGAAAAGGTGATTGCCGACTACATCATGGAGCATCCTGAAAAAATAATTCACTCGAGCATTAGTCAAGTAGCCGACAACCTGAATGTTGCGGAAGCTACCGTCTTTCGTTTCTGTAAAAGAATCGGATTTAAGGGCTATCAGGCGATGAAGATCGCGCTCGCCTCTGAGGTCGTGAATGATGTGAAGGATATTCACGAAAAGATTCATGAGGATGACGATGAGAAGAGCATTGCAGAAAAAGTATTTAAATCAAACATTCGCACGCTTGAGGACACGCTATCGGTGATGGACGCCGATAAGATGAAGCAAGCCGTCGATATTTTATGCAACGCACAGCGTATCGAGTTTTACGGGAACGGAGGCTCCGGCGTGATCGCGCAGGACGCTCATCACAAATTTATTCGCACGGGCATCCCGTCAGCGGCTTACAGCGACTCCCACTTACAAATGATGTCTGCGTCGCAGCTTACAAGCAAGGATGCGGTCGTACTCATTTCACACTCGGGTGCCAATCGCGACATTTTACAAACGCTAGAAGTTGCGCAGGAGCACGGTGTCCCTACAATCGGGATCACCTCGCTCGCCAAATCACCATTAAGCGAGCAAGTCGACGTAGCCCTATTCACTCTTTCTGAGGAAACCGAGTACCGCTCCGAAGCACTCGCTTCGCGCCTTGCGCAGCTCAGTTTAATCGACGCACTCTATGTGAACGTTAGCATTCGCAAAAAGGAACAAATGCAAGAATCTGTTACGAAAATGCGACAAGCCATTTCACGAACCAGAATGTAAAGGGAAAGGACGTAGCTATGAGTAAACAGTATGTAATGGGACTTGATATAGGCACGACAAGCGCAAAGGCCGTTATTTTTACGAAGCACGGCGATGTGGTTTCAGAAGCAGAAGTGGGCTATGCTACCTTGCATCCAGCGCCAGGCTGGTGCGAGCAGGATCCGCTCGAGATCGAGGCCGCAGCGATTGAGGCGATTCATACCGCGATGACGCGTAGCGCAATCGATAAAGAGGCGATCATCTCGGTCGGCCTCTCCTCAGCGATGCACTCGCTCATCTGCGTCGATGCCGCCAACACGCCCCTCTCCCCTTCTATCACATGGGCTGACGGGCGTAGCGCGGCCCTCGCGGATGAGCTACGCGCGACCGATATAGGCGAACGCATTTATCTTGCAACCGGGACACCGCTCCACCCCATGTCCCCGTTACTAAAGCTTCTTTGGATGCAGGAAAATAAGTACGAGCCTTATTTGAAGGCAGCAAAATTTCTTTCTATTAAGGAATTTCTCACCTCGCGCTGGTTTGGCGAGGATGCCGTCGATTATTCGATCGCGTCGGCAACGGGGCTATTCAATATTTATACGAGGCAGTGGCACGAGGAGGCGCTCTCGCTAGCGAGCATTCGGGAGAATCAGCTATCGCGTCCCGTCCCAGCTACCCACCTTTTCACAGGTCTTGATGTCGATATAGCAGAACAAATGAGACTTGATCCAAACACGCCATTTGTGGCTGGCGGTAGCGACGGTCCGCTTGCAAACCTCGGCATTGGCGCGATTAACCCGGGTGAAACAGCCATCACCATCGGCACGAGTGGCGCAATCCGACAAATGTCCGCCGCTCCTCACACCGACTCTCGTCAAGAGGTCTTCTGCTACGCGTTTACCGACGATCTTTGGGTGCTCGGCGGTCCAACAAACAACGGTGGCAACGTATTAGAGTGGCTTAAAAACACTATCGGCCACGCCGAATTGACTGCCGCTTTAGAAACACAGCAAGACCCCTTTGACGTATTAATTGATGCCGCAAACCAAGTGGCGCCTGGGGCGGATCAACTCTTGTTTCTCCCCTATTTAAACGGCGAACGTGCGCCTCACTGGGACGCATCTGCTAGAGGCGCATTTATTGGCCTATGTAGCACGCACACAAGCCACCACATGGCTCGAGCTGGTTTAGAAGGCGTGCTCTATGCGATTTTAAGCGTCGCAGAATCACTTGAAGCTTTAACGGGTGAAACAGAGAAGCTCTACGCAAACGGCGGCTTCGCTCGCTCCGAGATATGGGTGCAAATGCTCGCCGATATGTTCGGCAGAGAGGTTCACCTGCCGGTATCCCACCAGAGCTCGGCATGGGGTGCGGCGTGGGTGAGTTTGTATGCGGTCGGTGAAGTGACAGACTTGCGTGCGATCAAGCAGTCGATTCCGATGAAGGGTGTTGTGGTGCCGGATATGGAGAAGCATGAGGTGTATAGGAAGATGTTTGAAGTGTTCCGGGAGATGTATGGAGTTGTAGGGGGTTCTGTTAGGAAGCTCCAGCGGGTGTAGTGCAGTACCTCCGGTCCTCCTGCGCTATCGGCTGGCGCTTTCCTGAGAGGGCTTGCGATGGCTTTTCGATCGGCCAAACCAATGGCCGTTCGAAAGGATTTCCGCTTCGCGGAAGGGCTCTCTAGGAGTCGCCAGCCTTCGCTCCGGAGGCCCGGAGGAGAACGATTTTTGCACTTGTATATTGTTCATTTCTCTTCTATTCTGTTTATAAACTCTAATTGCTAAAGGGCTTGCTGTAAGTTCGATGTGCTAGACCCTCTGATTTCAGTGTAGTTTTGTGCAGATATTTGGGCTGTTTGCATTTCCACATCCGCGGCGCGCATTTCCACCTTACTGGTGTGCATTCTTCTTCGCGCTGTCTGCATTTCATCCTCGTTCGTGTGCATTTATTTTGTCCGTCTGCATTTCCACATCCGTGGCGTGCATTTCCACCTTGCTGGTGTGCATTCTTCTTCTCGCTGTCTGCATTTCATCCTCGTTCGTGTGCATTTATTTTGTCCGTCTGCATTTCCACATCCGTGGCGTGCATTTCCACCTTGCTGGTGTGCATTCTCCTTCACGCTGTCTGCATTTCATCCTCGTTCGTGTGCATTTATTTTGTCCGTCTGCACTTCCACATCCGCGACGTGCATTTTCATCTTACTGTTGTGCATTTCCCTTCGCGCTGTCTGCATTTCCCCC
This window contains:
- a CDS encoding bifunctional 2',3'-cyclic-nucleotide 2'-phosphodiesterase/3'-nucleotidase; translation: MKKLTMGAMSAALLAATVVPTAASANTEVTPQDDTHTLAIMGTTDIHAHLMPYDYMTDEPNNTYGLSKVMSVVEEQREKFANTLLIDNGDIVQGSILGNMETILNDLPEGEVNTIIQAMNYMDYDAAALGNHEFNFGLPILDQMIETSDFPWLGANVFDADTDEHAYEPYVLLDREVDGEQITVGVTGFVPPQIMIWDKIHLDGNIYVDPIVETAERIIPEMKEQGADIIIVAAHSGLSESDTSGENAALELTKVEGIDALITGHLHYDFPGDTARFADYEGVDLEKGTINGVPTVMPSSWGRLLGMIELELTHDNGEWEVVDGMGYNISTADYEPHQGIVDIAQDLHERTIEYVNGPVGETAREMNTYFARVMDNAVVQLVNEAQIDFANTFVSGTEYESMPILSAAAPFQAARFGPDYYTNVQDTLAIRDVADIYIYDNTLHIVKVNGADVRRWLEYSARQFNQIDPTETDAQNLTNLDFRGFNFDVIEGIEYEIDVTKPVNERIVTLNYNGEAVDTDDEFLVVTNNYRASGGGDHLLGAESVEAVYEGTEENREVIIEYIRNEGTVDVLPSNNWQIKPFEAAGPVTFQSSPDAEAYIARAGKEDFITYLSEDAQGFGVYEYNTLASHFDSEPAPGPGVPNPFSDLEETTSGFSSMMWAYQAGIINGHEDGTFRPNASVSRAEVATMLTRALELPFDGDKQFRDVVPGSFFEDYIQATVAAGVFNGISDTEFAPRNPILRGQVAATLVRGFDLEGTSETPFTDIDGSFYQDYVETLYAAGVISGVSAAEFGTYQELTRRDFVVLLDRLMN
- a CDS encoding methyl-accepting chemotaxis protein, yielding MRLSIRTKLLSFIPLMIVVVLFITAISYSFAKGEIEDQIQERLARQAGETAGQMERELAEHQRLGETLAQIIGEEGSELEEADYAALQARLLQLNEATFGIGVWFEPFTYEEETEYFGPYSYEDGETIVYTDEYNTAEYDYPSQDWYTTGTEAGQASWTTPYYDEALDTVLVTTSIPFYGPDGALSGVISADMDAAQIQQIAETLEVGEDGWAFLMDDTGAFLAHPEATTLADDPVLEQISGNFINDGTVQASFLEGDAIVSHSQLDQNGWTLGLVLPESEVYAGLNSLLRNIAIIAGILLLLTAAAMFLLAGRITKPILALNEEVKHVAKGDLSRHLSIKANDETGELTASFNAMVTNLRALVDSVRKSVHTSADAVSQLSAVSEETMASSEEISRAIQDVASGATNAASSAESSAQKTAELSDQLSGLVAITVSLNKQAQEVNTTNQAGSEQTSLLQIKAKQTDSMIGRVEDVVKELSARMDEISSIVGTIASISEQTNLLALNASIEAARAGEHGRGFAVVADEVRKLAEETSNATGHIRSSMEEIQGKTTTASSEMASARKLSTEQFTITENTVASFEEIASRNDEMNLLVTQMTDGIKSIEQNKEEVLASIADIAAVIEESAAASEEVSASAEEQLNALKTIAYSAEDLQESSEQLKQQIEQFKS
- the gnd gene encoding phosphogluconate dehydrogenase (NAD(+)-dependent, decarboxylating) — translated: MKIGLIGLGKMGFNLGLNLLDHKHEVVANDVNEAQVRALQSEGAIPAASIEETVQQLESGKRVLWLMVPAGEITEDLVLRLNDLLDAGDIVIDGGNSNYKDSLRRAELLKENGIHFVDVGTSGGVNGAREGACMMVGGDTDVIKQIEPIFNDATVENGYHHAGAPGSGHFLKMIHNGIEYGMMQSIAEGFDILEKSQFDFDYEQVAKVWNNGSVIRSWLMELTENAFSKDPKLDQIKGVMNSSGEGKWTVETALDLEVPAPVIALSLMMRHRSLEDDTFTGKVVAALRNEFGGHAVVKK
- a CDS encoding MurR/RpiR family transcriptional regulator, with translation MSQFDQGLCKHRIKASYHEFRAKEKVIADYIMEHPEKIIHSSISQVADNLNVAEATVFRFCKRIGFKGYQAMKIALASEVVNDVKDIHEKIHEDDDEKSIAEKVFKSNIRTLEDTLSVMDADKMKQAVDILCNAQRIEFYGNGGSGVIAQDAHHKFIRTGIPSAAYSDSHLQMMSASQLTSKDAVVLISHSGANRDILQTLEVAQEHGVPTIGITSLAKSPLSEQVDVALFTLSEETEYRSEALASRLAQLSLIDALYVNVSIRKKEQMQESVTKMRQAISRTRM
- a CDS encoding gluconokinase; its protein translation is MSKQYVMGLDIGTTSAKAVIFTKHGDVVSEAEVGYATLHPAPGWCEQDPLEIEAAAIEAIHTAMTRSAIDKEAIISVGLSSAMHSLICVDAANTPLSPSITWADGRSAALADELRATDIGERIYLATGTPLHPMSPLLKLLWMQENKYEPYLKAAKFLSIKEFLTSRWFGEDAVDYSIASATGLFNIYTRQWHEEALSLASIRENQLSRPVPATHLFTGLDVDIAEQMRLDPNTPFVAGGSDGPLANLGIGAINPGETAITIGTSGAIRQMSAAPHTDSRQEVFCYAFTDDLWVLGGPTNNGGNVLEWLKNTIGHAELTAALETQQDPFDVLIDAANQVAPGADQLLFLPYLNGERAPHWDASARGAFIGLCSTHTSHHMARAGLEGVLYAILSVAESLEALTGETEKLYANGGFARSEIWVQMLADMFGREVHLPVSHQSSAWGAAWVSLYAVGEVTDLRAIKQSIPMKGVVVPDMEKHEVYRKMFEVFREMYGVVGGSVRKLQRV